From the Candidatus Krumholzibacteriia bacterium genome, one window contains:
- a CDS encoding CvpA family protein, protein MRPVLFLDLLVALILLFGLWRGYRSGLVGGVLRLAGIVMGIWLSPVLVSMAEPWLPEILFEPLPRLVLYILSFALVTGSFVVLSKLLDRLIGDTPLGWADHLVGALAGLLISVLVISVLLNLIHLAGLYEAISPEMSDRELLIYDLLRVPAPALFHHFRDTLPSLPDGLPRGGA, encoded by the coding sequence ATGAGGCCGGTACTTTTTCTGGATCTTCTGGTGGCCCTGATTCTGCTCTTCGGTCTCTGGCGGGGATACCGTAGCGGCCTTGTCGGCGGAGTTCTTCGACTGGCGGGCATTGTCATGGGAATCTGGCTGTCTCCGGTTCTTGTTTCCATGGCAGAACCCTGGCTTCCGGAGATTCTCTTTGAACCTCTTCCGCGACTGGTTCTCTATATTCTTTCCTTTGCTCTGGTGACCGGTTCTTTTGTCGTTCTGTCGAAATTGCTGGACCGCCTGATCGGCGATACTCCTCTTGGTTGGGCCGACCACCTGGTGGGAGCCCTTGCGGGGCTTCTGATTTCTGTTCTGGTGATCAGCGTTCTTCTGAACCTGATCCATCTGGCCGGTCTCTATGAGGCCATCTCTCCGGAGATGAGTGATCGGGAACTGCTGATCTACGATCTCCTTCGGGTTCCCGCTCCGGCACTTTTCCACCACTTCCGTGACACCCTCCCCAGCCTTCCCGATGGTCTGCCGAGAGGTGGGGCCTGA
- the dnaJ gene encoding molecular chaperone DnaJ yields MNKRDYYEVLGVGKSADENEVRKAYRKLAMQHHPDRNPDDPSAEDKFKEATEAYEVLKDPQKRQAYDQFGHAGVSGQGFGGGSPFGGGGIDLEEALRSFMQDFGGFDSFFGGGGRRRSSRPDRSGRDLRVRLKLDLLEVFRGVTRTVKIRKNVLCETCSGSGRKAGSRPSSCRTCQGAGEVRTVRRTLLGQFVDVRACPDCHGEGEVLKSPCGDCQGEGRVQGTETLTVKVPPGVSTGDYIPLRGQGEAGLRGGPAGDVIVVIEVGEHDLFERVQKSDLFLELPVSVGLLALGGKIEVPTLDGKALLKIPAGTQTHELFRLRGKGLPQLNSRVHGNLIVRLIIWTPQKPEKEEKELLKRLDELQSKRVPSPGTKN; encoded by the coding sequence ATGAACAAGCGGGATTATTACGAGGTTCTGGGAGTCGGGAAGTCTGCGGACGAGAACGAGGTTCGCAAGGCCTACCGGAAATTGGCCATGCAGCATCATCCTGATCGCAACCCCGATGACCCTTCTGCGGAAGACAAGTTCAAGGAGGCCACGGAGGCCTATGAGGTTCTCAAGGATCCCCAGAAGCGGCAGGCCTACGACCAGTTCGGGCATGCGGGTGTCTCGGGGCAGGGCTTCGGCGGTGGTTCTCCCTTTGGCGGGGGCGGTATCGATCTGGAAGAGGCTCTGCGAAGCTTCATGCAGGACTTCGGAGGATTCGACTCCTTCTTCGGCGGCGGAGGCCGGCGCCGTTCATCCCGCCCCGACCGAAGCGGTCGGGATCTTCGCGTTCGCCTGAAGCTTGACCTTCTGGAAGTCTTTCGCGGAGTGACCCGGACCGTGAAGATCCGCAAGAATGTCCTCTGTGAAACCTGTTCGGGAAGTGGGCGGAAGGCGGGGAGCCGTCCGAGCTCCTGCCGCACCTGTCAGGGTGCCGGGGAAGTGAGAACGGTAAGACGCACCCTTCTGGGGCAGTTCGTCGATGTGCGAGCCTGCCCGGATTGCCATGGTGAAGGGGAGGTTCTCAAGTCTCCCTGTGGCGATTGTCAGGGCGAGGGCCGCGTGCAGGGGACGGAAACCCTGACCGTGAAAGTTCCTCCCGGAGTATCCACCGGAGACTACATCCCCTTGAGAGGGCAGGGAGAAGCGGGGCTTCGGGGAGGCCCTGCAGGAGATGTCATCGTGGTGATTGAGGTAGGGGAACACGATCTCTTCGAGAGGGTGCAGAAAAGTGACCTCTTTCTGGAACTTCCCGTGTCTGTCGGGCTTCTGGCTCTTGGAGGTAAGATCGAGGTGCCGACTCTCGACGGCAAGGCCTTGCTCAAGATTCCTGCGGGAACCCAGACTCATGAACTCTTCCGGCTTCGCGGCAAGGGGCTGCCTCAGCTCAACTCCCGGGTACATGGGAATCTCATTGTCCGCCTGATTATCTGGACACCACAAAAGCCCGAAAAGGAAGAAAAGGAACTCCTCAAAAGACTGGACGAACTTCAGTCGAAACGAGTCCCGTCTCCCGGCACAAAGAACTGA
- a CDS encoding GatB/YqeY domain-containing protein produces MNLDARLMEDLKTAMKKGDRLRTGVIRMLRSDLKYAHIEKGEDLDEAEGLEILARYARKRKEAAEEYRKGDRLDLAEKELAEEAFVKEYLPEALGEEEVRNIVDGVVSELDVSGMKHMGAVMTLVMLRTAGRAEGSLVSSLVKERLSS; encoded by the coding sequence ATGAATCTCGATGCACGCCTGATGGAAGATCTGAAGACGGCCATGAAGAAAGGGGACCGGCTTCGGACCGGAGTGATCCGGATGCTTCGAAGTGACCTGAAGTACGCCCACATTGAGAAGGGGGAGGATCTCGACGAGGCCGAAGGTCTGGAGATTCTGGCTCGCTACGCCCGCAAGCGCAAGGAAGCTGCCGAGGAGTACCGCAAGGGTGATCGCCTGGACTTGGCCGAGAAAGAGCTGGCCGAGGAAGCTTTCGTCAAGGAATACCTGCCCGAAGCTCTCGGGGAAGAGGAAGTCCGCAACATTGTGGATGGAGTGGTCAGTGAGTTGGATGTTTCCGGAATGAAACACATGGGGGCCGTCATGACGCTCGTTATGTTACGGACTGCGGGGCGTGCGGAGGGCTCTCTTGTTTCCTCTCTGGTAAAAGAGAGACTGTCCTCATGA
- the dnaG gene encoding DNA primase translates to MSPSPSRQELKERIRDATEMVEVVGQYVKLRRSGSNWQGLCPFHQEKTPSFNVNPQRQNYYCFGCHKGGDAFSFVMEMEGISFPESVVFLGKRAGIEVETGSDWGKGEKRKDAYYRINESSTEFYQRALMESPQAAGARDYLRSREISKTTIEEFGVGYAGQSWRQLHEHLGKQDFPVEKVLELGLVRRKSSGPGCYDSFRGRVLFPIRSVAGRVLGFGGRVLDDTLPKYINSPDSPVYTKKSILYGLDRAWREIRRAKLAVLVEGYFDVISLHQAGIPLAVAVCGTAFSENQARLLKRYSEKVCVVTDGDPAGLKAAVKAAGVLITAGIEPVIASMDPGEDPDSEIRKNGAESFRARIRKAPGFYEFMRELVRSRGDRPEEKERAVRSVLEVLSRFPEKDLRLETQLEKLSLVFGVDKDTLRRTLRQDRRNERRPRREKEEQPTDSLEVASGEEKQILRALLDEGRERETVLEILDRNDFLDPIYARIFSVLSELGRIPEAKELDQLFPDEASAHRVHELTFLPPPGDGLGLWAKAASLRIRLRVLMERNRDFQGRVQALEVSGESIPGELLEEWRHLGEKIRLLKSDLDETLKQKGSRD, encoded by the coding sequence ATGAGCCCATCTCCCAGCAGGCAGGAACTCAAGGAACGAATCCGGGATGCGACGGAAATGGTCGAGGTCGTGGGTCAGTATGTCAAACTCCGGCGCAGCGGAAGCAATTGGCAAGGGCTTTGTCCCTTTCACCAGGAAAAGACCCCCAGTTTCAATGTAAATCCGCAAAGACAGAATTATTACTGTTTCGGTTGCCACAAGGGGGGAGATGCCTTTTCTTTCGTAATGGAGATGGAGGGAATCTCTTTTCCGGAGTCCGTGGTATTTCTGGGCAAAAGGGCGGGGATTGAGGTCGAGACCGGCTCCGATTGGGGCAAGGGCGAAAAGCGAAAGGACGCCTACTACCGGATCAATGAATCCAGCACAGAGTTCTACCAGCGCGCCCTGATGGAAAGCCCTCAGGCTGCAGGGGCGAGGGACTATCTTCGCTCCCGGGAAATCAGCAAGACCACGATTGAGGAATTCGGAGTTGGCTATGCAGGGCAGAGCTGGCGACAACTCCATGAGCATTTGGGAAAGCAGGACTTTCCCGTGGAGAAGGTTCTGGAACTCGGACTGGTTCGTCGAAAGAGTTCCGGTCCTGGCTGCTACGACAGTTTCCGGGGAAGGGTTCTCTTTCCGATTCGCTCGGTGGCCGGGAGAGTTCTGGGTTTTGGCGGCAGGGTTCTTGACGACACGCTGCCCAAGTACATCAATTCGCCAGACAGTCCGGTCTATACGAAGAAGTCAATTCTCTACGGGCTGGATCGGGCGTGGCGGGAGATACGACGGGCGAAGCTCGCAGTGCTGGTGGAGGGTTACTTCGATGTGATCAGTCTCCATCAGGCGGGCATCCCGCTTGCCGTGGCAGTTTGCGGGACGGCGTTTTCCGAGAACCAGGCCCGACTGCTGAAGCGCTATTCGGAGAAGGTTTGCGTGGTGACCGATGGTGACCCCGCAGGCTTGAAAGCCGCCGTCAAGGCGGCCGGGGTTTTGATCACTGCGGGCATCGAACCTGTGATTGCGTCCATGGATCCCGGGGAGGACCCCGATTCGGAGATCCGCAAGAACGGAGCGGAGTCCTTTCGTGCGAGGATCCGGAAGGCGCCGGGTTTTTATGAGTTCATGCGGGAACTGGTTCGCAGTCGTGGCGATCGTCCCGAAGAGAAGGAGAGAGCCGTTCGCAGTGTTCTGGAAGTGCTTTCTCGCTTTCCGGAAAAGGATCTACGGCTGGAAACCCAACTGGAGAAGCTCTCTCTCGTTTTCGGGGTGGACAAGGATACTCTCCGCCGGACTCTCCGGCAGGATCGACGAAATGAGAGAAGACCTCGCCGGGAAAAGGAAGAACAGCCGACAGACAGCCTGGAAGTGGCTAGCGGCGAGGAGAAGCAGATTCTTCGGGCTTTGCTCGATGAGGGAAGAGAAAGAGAAACGGTGCTTGAGATCCTGGACCGGAACGACTTTCTTGATCCCATCTACGCCCGGATCTTCTCCGTTCTTTCAGAACTCGGGAGAATCCCCGAGGCGAAAGAACTGGACCAGCTTTTCCCCGATGAAGCTTCTGCCCATCGGGTACACGAACTGACCTTTCTCCCACCTCCCGGCGACGGGCTGGGACTCTGGGCGAAAGCAGCTTCCCTGAGGATTCGCTTGCGAGTTCTCATGGAGCGAAACCGGGATTTTCAGGGCCGGGTTCAGGCGCTGGAAGTTTCGGGAGAATCGATTCCCGGCGAACTCCTCGAGGAGTGGCGCCACCTTGGAGAAAAGATCCGGCTTCTAAAATCGGATCTGGACGAAACCCTGAAGCAGAAGGGATCCCGGGATTGA
- a CDS encoding Smr/MutS family protein — MPWTRSPAALAVDHASRVLEFDLWLDSVSREALLERSRRTLKALRPISDSAKLESRRSVLAAWFRILEEDRLPDFSGLEDPAALLQLCRRPGFCLGAADFYQLSRTLHALARMDQFLSTLEEDHPFRNLGESEEDLSSLARLWERSFSAEGEVLDEASPALARTRRNLAESRSRVRDTLGNLLQTRFPGQDLRPTLRSGRLVIPVLREHHSTLPGIVHDESGSGKTLFVEPLDTVELNNRVAGQLASEREEIARILEDMSERLRRLSDEIEAQTERFHRLEVPLAIARANGSEPRSWADREGDRVRLCRARHPLLGRYLETGKELVPLDLELPGDLRCLLLSGPNTGGKTVVLKTLGFMVFLNQIGAPLPADDGCLLPLFDSLLVDIGDEQSLQDSQSTFSAHLGHLITMSKEAGPSSLILVDEIGDGTDPEEGISLARACMEQWMEKGARVLASSHFAALKGFAEEVPGAGNAAMEFDPDRKCPLYVLVHGIPGSSRALATAERLGLDASILSRARELLGSESRKMDSLLMALEEERIQAREERQKAESHRRRFEKLESDYEGKMGGARKEEKRILAEARRRGESFLEQARREFEAAVQEIRESSAAKEQIREGRRKLARLEEELTEEESAPKDSLPVELHPGGKYLMSSTRQPVELLEILGEDKVRISLRGLPVLVSREELLQLPESAEEREESQRDSSWGLGLPGSSLDSFRLDLRGYEALEAREALDSFLDAAQLSGFSFIEILHGKGRGVLRQEVRQFLQSDHRVRDFRLADQNQGGSGVTRANLADEQNGPILENS, encoded by the coding sequence ATGCCATGGACCCGGTCCCCTGCAGCTCTGGCAGTGGATCACGCCTCCCGGGTTCTCGAGTTTGACCTCTGGCTGGATTCTGTTTCCCGGGAAGCCCTTCTGGAGAGAAGCCGCAGGACCTTGAAGGCGCTTCGTCCCATTTCCGATTCCGCGAAACTCGAATCACGAAGAAGCGTGCTGGCCGCCTGGTTCCGGATTCTGGAAGAAGACCGTCTGCCCGATTTCTCGGGTCTGGAAGACCCGGCCGCTCTCTTGCAACTCTGTCGTCGGCCGGGCTTTTGCCTCGGGGCGGCCGACTTCTATCAACTTTCCAGAACCCTTCACGCCCTTGCGAGAATGGATCAATTTCTCTCCACTCTGGAGGAAGACCATCCTTTCCGGAATCTGGGAGAAAGCGAAGAGGATCTGTCCTCACTGGCCCGTCTCTGGGAGAGAAGTTTTAGTGCCGAGGGGGAAGTGCTCGACGAGGCTTCTCCGGCTCTTGCCAGAACCCGCCGGAATCTTGCGGAGTCCAGAAGCAGGGTTCGCGATACTCTGGGGAATCTCCTTCAGACCCGTTTCCCGGGGCAGGATCTTCGGCCCACCCTTCGCTCCGGCCGCCTGGTGATTCCCGTCCTCCGGGAACATCACTCCACGCTTCCGGGCATTGTTCATGACGAAAGCGGAAGCGGGAAGACTCTCTTTGTCGAACCTCTCGATACCGTGGAACTGAACAACCGGGTGGCCGGGCAACTGGCCAGCGAGAGGGAGGAAATCGCACGCATTCTGGAAGACATGAGCGAGAGGCTTCGCCGCCTGTCCGATGAGATCGAGGCGCAGACGGAGCGTTTCCATCGACTGGAAGTTCCGCTGGCGATCGCAAGAGCCAATGGCTCCGAGCCCCGATCCTGGGCAGACCGGGAAGGCGACAGGGTTCGTCTTTGCCGGGCAAGGCATCCACTTCTCGGGCGCTATCTGGAGACCGGCAAGGAACTGGTCCCCCTGGATCTGGAGCTGCCGGGCGATCTCCGCTGTCTTCTTCTCAGCGGGCCGAATACCGGCGGGAAGACCGTGGTTCTGAAAACTCTGGGCTTCATGGTCTTTCTCAACCAGATCGGGGCTCCTCTTCCGGCCGATGATGGCTGTCTTCTTCCCCTCTTCGATTCGCTTCTTGTGGACATCGGCGACGAGCAGTCCCTGCAGGATTCGCAGTCCACCTTCAGTGCTCATCTCGGGCACTTGATCACCATGAGCAAGGAGGCAGGGCCTTCCAGCCTGATTCTGGTGGATGAAATCGGGGACGGCACGGATCCCGAAGAGGGAATTTCCCTGGCGCGCGCCTGCATGGAGCAGTGGATGGAAAAAGGTGCGCGAGTTCTGGCGAGCAGCCACTTTGCGGCACTGAAGGGTTTTGCAGAAGAAGTGCCGGGTGCCGGAAATGCGGCCATGGAGTTTGATCCCGACCGAAAATGCCCCCTCTATGTTCTGGTTCACGGCATTCCGGGAAGCAGTCGGGCTTTGGCCACGGCGGAAAGGCTGGGCCTGGATGCCTCCATTCTGTCGCGCGCGAGAGAACTCCTCGGCTCTGAGTCAAGAAAGATGGATTCCCTGCTTATGGCTCTTGAGGAAGAGAGAATTCAGGCAAGAGAGGAGCGGCAGAAAGCCGAGTCCCATCGTCGCCGCTTTGAGAAACTGGAATCGGACTACGAGGGAAAAATGGGGGGTGCGCGCAAGGAGGAGAAGAGGATCCTTGCGGAGGCTCGTCGCCGGGGGGAGAGTTTTCTGGAGCAGGCTCGCCGCGAGTTTGAAGCTGCCGTTCAGGAGATCCGCGAGAGTTCTGCGGCGAAAGAACAGATTCGCGAAGGTCGCAGGAAGCTGGCCCGTCTGGAGGAAGAACTCACTGAGGAAGAGAGTGCCCCCAAAGATTCGCTTCCCGTCGAACTTCATCCGGGTGGGAAGTACCTCATGTCCTCCACCCGCCAGCCTGTCGAATTGTTGGAGATTCTGGGAGAAGACAAGGTGAGGATCTCTCTTCGCGGGCTTCCGGTGCTGGTCTCCCGGGAGGAGCTTCTTCAGCTTCCGGAATCAGCAGAGGAAAGGGAGGAAAGCCAGCGTGACTCTTCCTGGGGCCTGGGTCTTCCGGGATCCTCTCTGGACTCCTTTCGTCTGGATCTTCGGGGCTATGAGGCTCTGGAGGCCCGGGAGGCTCTGGACTCCTTCCTCGATGCTGCCCAACTCTCCGGCTTTTCTTTTATTGAGATTCTTCACGGCAAGGGTCGCGGAGTTCTGCGGCAAGAGGTTCGCCAGTTCCTCCAGTCCGATCACCGTGTGAGGGATTTTCGCCTGGCAGACCAGAATCAGGGCGGGAGCGGCGTGACGCGCGCAAACTTGGCAGATGAGCAAAATGGGCCTATATTGGAGAACTCATGA
- a CDS encoding nucleotide exchange factor GrpE has protein sequence MNPKKTTSSSDTKKKPASKKAVRKSTKQNSAQKLKDLRSKLEMEFAEKEAAWAEKEDQLMRSLAEKENVLRRRERSMKLESSQRKGDLVLPLLGVLDDLERALVQEESGGESLREGVQLVHRRLQELMGDMGVEIIEAEGKSFDPHFHEALMQIPSEEEKGKIIQEIQRGYLLDGRLLRPSKVAVAGE, from the coding sequence ATGAATCCCAAGAAGACGACAAGCAGTTCCGACACCAAGAAAAAGCCGGCGTCCAAGAAGGCAGTCCGGAAGTCTACGAAACAGAACTCTGCACAGAAGCTGAAGGACCTTCGCAGCAAACTGGAGATGGAATTCGCAGAGAAGGAGGCGGCCTGGGCGGAGAAGGAAGACCAACTGATGAGAAGTCTGGCCGAGAAAGAGAATGTCCTTCGCCGCAGGGAAAGAAGCATGAAGCTGGAGAGCAGTCAGCGAAAAGGGGATCTGGTCCTTCCGCTTCTGGGGGTGCTCGATGATCTGGAAAGGGCTCTTGTCCAGGAGGAGTCCGGCGGAGAGTCCCTCCGCGAAGGAGTTCAGCTCGTTCATCGCAGGCTACAGGAACTGATGGGGGATATGGGGGTCGAGATCATCGAGGCCGAGGGCAAGAGCTTTGACCCCCATTTTCATGAGGCTCTTATGCAGATTCCTTCGGAAGAGGAGAAGGGCAAAATCATTCAGGAAATCCAGCGGGGCTATCTTCTGGACGGGCGTCTTCTGCGCCCGAGTAAGGTTGCGGTGGCCGGAGAATGA